The genomic region AAATTTGGATTGCGAAGCATATTTTGAACTAAGAAAACTAGAGGCAACCCAGGAAGAAGAATACAGGACCAGGAATGACAGTAAGCCTCAGATTTACTGTAGAGGAAAGGAAGAGGAACACAATGATATACAAAGAAGTTCATAGATTTGCTTCAGGCTTCATGCTGTAGGCTATGGGAGGACTATGGTAACAAACGAGTCATAGAAACTCACTCATACGACCACAcattatcattgactcagtgaaTAAGGTAAACCGTTTAATAGTCACTGTGCTCTCTGCCATACAAAATTAATATTGTAAGGACGTAGgtgatatatagatatacatacagtatatacacataaaaGTCCAgcagacacacatacattcacacagGGACAAATACATAGACTTAAAGAACATAAAGAACCAACACCCACACAAACTCTGAGGCAGCCATGAGGGTTGCATTGGTGCTAGGAGGCCTAACTATCCTGGTATCTATGGGCCTGGCCCTGATCGTCTTTGGCCAGTCCCTGACAGAAGCCAAGCTGACCCTGCAGAACCTGCATCTGGATCAGATGCAGCAGGCGCGCGTCAACCAACTCAAGGAGAGGCAGTGGGTGGAAAACCTGCTGAAGGGGCAGATAGACTGGAAGAAGAAGAATGTGGAGGAGATGGAGGCAGAGGTGAAGAAACTGAccgaagaggaggggaagaagaaGACTGAGGTCGAGGCCTGCCAGGCAGAGAAGGTGAGAGACAGAAAATTACTGTTCTATACATACTAAACAGACCTGGGTTAAATACTGATCTCATTGGTGTACTATAAAGACTAGACCAGGACTTCCCAACCCTCTTCATGGCGATCTACCATCCTGTTCATTTTCAGTCCAACCCTTACCTAACATACCTGATTCAGCTAGATAAGGCATTGGTGAGCAGTTAAAAGTAAAATCAGGTgtgctaaattagggttggagcGAAAATCTGGAGGACAGTTGCTCTCCAGGTACAGGGCTGCCTTCACTACACAGACCTGGGTTGAATACTGAACATACAGGAATGTCAAATAATGGAGCTGTTCATGATTTTGTTTTCCTGGTACAATGGatccaatggaatagtcccaaaagtgcaaccCCCAAGCATTGAACAGTGATGACAATGGCTTCGGGCTGTGTAGCTTGGAACAGGGTGCACTAAACCAGAGCAATCAAAAAAGCAATTGAAAGTATTTAACATTTGACCCAGGTTGGTGTATGGTGCTTGTCAACCCACTGGACATacactgactgaatcaacattttttccatgtaatttcaatgaaatgacattGAACAAATGTGGAATaaacgttgaattgacatctgtgcacAGTGGAATGTGCTGAGTAGAAGGATTTGAAGGACTCGGATAAGGATTTTTAGTATGTACAGCAAACAGTAGGCGTGAATGTTATTTTTCCCCTTTACCTATATTTGTGTTATCTCTCACTTTGGCACAAAGAAACAAAAGGAGGAAGTACTTGCACCCATACAGAAGGAGCAGAGTGATATTGAAGGTATGTGAGTATTTTCTAGTAGAGTTGTTATTCTTGTAGCCACTTGTGCCACAAGGTGGTGAAATTTGGTAACATGTCAGCCACTGTAACGtagtgcatctctctctctgggtggaTTTCTGAAGAGGTTTTCCTTTGcttctcttctctgctcttctcttctgatctcctctccttgtctgttCTCCTCAGCGACATTCAAAACTGAAAAGGAGGCTTGGACTGGGGAGATCACCACACTCAAACAGCAGTTGGAGCAGAGGAGCAAAGTGTGTGGTTTTGTAAAGGACTCACCAGATACAGCGTAAGTAGCAGATTTGTAATACCTtggggaaaaaat from Oncorhynchus masou masou isolate Uvic2021 chromosome 29, UVic_Omas_1.1, whole genome shotgun sequence harbors:
- the LOC135519268 gene encoding uncharacterized protein LOC135519268 isoform X1 gives rise to the protein MRVALVLGGLTILVSMGLALIVFGQSLTEAKLTLQNLHLDQMQQARVNQLKERQWVENLLKGQIDWKKKNVEEMEAEVKKLTEEEGKKKTEVEACQAEKKQKEEVLAPIQKEQSDIEATFKTEKEAWTGEITTLKQQLEQRSKVCGFVKDSPDTAKLCPPKEGAAKAEMAPVKAEAAPVKAEAAPVKAEAAPVKAEVAPVKPEVAPVKPEVAPVKPEVAPVKPEVAPVKPEVAPVKPEVAPVKPEVAPVKPEVAPVKPEVAPVKPEVAPVKPEVAPVKPEVAPVQPEVAPAPKQ